A stretch of Acidovorax sp. RAC01 DNA encodes these proteins:
- a CDS encoding bifunctional diguanylate cyclase/phosphodiesterase, which yields MCYRGFPLTAPDVSRLHAPPASGRWLHWFSGAAVGALGLVFTAWLVVQQASSTREIGHGRFVQEARSFAEALGQRIAGNTEVVLALRSLFTANPMLSRLDFERVAGEMDVGQRYPGVRSLSFTRWVPAADKAAYEQRVRSDTSLSPKGFPDFAIHPPGERTEYFVAEYIWPLESNLSILGLDISAQPTNLAAMHYARDSGRTVMSAPFDLIQEDDHRAGIVIRVPVFDPTAGTPERRFLGAAATTIRVYDMVKGMERQGMLQGITVAISDVGPGDGGGGGGEGIERPIVSATGSAMPGAEPYVRQLSVHDRRWRLTFHPTQSFLSRQESRLPWLAGLAGTLISLLLATTVGLLVRQRTSAVARAQDAEDARRESEQRFQALFNQTTVGVGQVDANGRFIRVNQCYAQILGYTPEEMQGMHYQALTHPDDLDTNAEQLHRMRMGEVPECRLEKRYLHRNGHAVWVDLTATPMWMPGSAAGHHIAVVQDITSRKLMEANLRANERRLRSVLQRLPIGLCLIQPDGHISFRNQSYVQICGYTEAEAPTAGQWWKRAFPDALERRAARSLWLHADQQAKDGEGVVPVMEYTITCADGTRRPVEISGVLLDGGRIVTLQDLSQRKAAEEEINSLAYYDPLTRLPNRRLLMDRLHQALAASARHQRSGALLLLDLDNFKTLNETRGHEQGDNLLLQVAERLRGCVHEDDTVSRQGGDEFVVVLEDLGDDPQQAADRTEEVGQRILKTLRQPYLLDGETHHSSLSMGAAIFSGTQETADELLKRADLALYQAKDAGRDTLRFYDSKVQATVSARAAMELDMRAGLAEGQFELYYQPQIDHGRITGAEALLRWRNPQGGFISPTEFIPLAEATGLIFPLGEWVLRSACQTLSRWSRQPAFAQLSLAVNVSPRQFHQAGFVPQVLAALAGSGSDGRRLKLELTEGLLLADVEDTIDKMGQLRAYGVGFSLDDFGTGYSSLSYLKRLPLDQLKIDQSFVRDVLTDPNDAAIARTVVALGTSLGLRVIAEGVETEAQRGFLERNDCHAWQGYLFSAPVPVAEFEAMVLRTNAEASARR from the coding sequence ATGTGCTACCGAGGTTTTCCCCTGACGGCTCCTGACGTATCGCGCTTGCACGCCCCGCCTGCTTCTGGCCGCTGGCTGCACTGGTTCTCCGGTGCTGCCGTGGGTGCGCTCGGCCTGGTGTTCACGGCCTGGCTGGTGGTGCAGCAGGCCAGCTCGACGCGAGAGATCGGGCACGGCCGTTTTGTCCAGGAGGCGCGCTCTTTTGCCGAGGCCCTGGGCCAGCGGATAGCCGGCAACACCGAGGTGGTACTGGCCCTTCGCAGCCTGTTCACCGCCAATCCGATGCTTTCGCGCCTGGATTTCGAGCGTGTGGCCGGCGAGATGGATGTGGGCCAGCGGTATCCGGGCGTGCGCAGCCTCTCGTTCACCCGCTGGGTTCCCGCCGCCGACAAGGCTGCCTACGAGCAGCGCGTACGCAGCGACACCTCGCTCTCGCCGAAAGGGTTTCCGGACTTCGCCATCCATCCACCGGGCGAGCGCACGGAGTACTTCGTGGCGGAATACATCTGGCCGCTGGAGAGCAACCTGTCCATCCTGGGCCTGGACATCAGCGCCCAGCCCACCAACCTGGCTGCCATGCACTACGCGCGCGACAGCGGTCGCACCGTGATGTCTGCGCCGTTTGATCTCATCCAGGAAGACGACCACCGGGCGGGCATCGTCATCCGCGTGCCCGTCTTCGACCCGACAGCCGGCACCCCGGAGCGCCGGTTTCTCGGTGCTGCCGCGACCACCATTCGGGTTTACGACATGGTCAAGGGGATGGAGCGGCAGGGCATGCTCCAGGGCATCACCGTGGCTATATCCGACGTGGGCCCGGGCGACGGTGGCGGCGGCGGCGGTGAAGGCATCGAGCGCCCCATCGTGTCGGCTACGGGCTCGGCGATGCCAGGTGCAGAGCCCTATGTGCGGCAGTTGTCCGTGCACGACCGCCGCTGGCGCCTCACGTTCCATCCCACCCAGTCTTTCCTGTCACGGCAAGAATCCCGGCTCCCCTGGCTGGCCGGCCTGGCGGGCACCTTGATCTCCTTGCTGCTGGCCACCACGGTGGGCTTGCTCGTACGGCAGCGCACGTCGGCGGTGGCCCGCGCGCAAGACGCCGAGGACGCTCGCCGCGAAAGCGAACAGCGCTTCCAGGCGCTGTTCAACCAGACGACCGTGGGCGTCGGGCAGGTGGACGCCAACGGCCGTTTCATCCGGGTCAACCAGTGCTATGCCCAGATCCTGGGGTACACGCCCGAGGAAATGCAGGGCATGCACTACCAGGCGCTGACCCATCCGGATGACCTCGACACCAATGCGGAGCAACTGCACCGGATGAGGATGGGCGAAGTCCCCGAATGCCGGCTGGAAAAGCGTTACCTGCACCGCAACGGGCATGCCGTGTGGGTGGATTTGACCGCTACGCCGATGTGGATGCCGGGCTCGGCAGCCGGTCACCATATTGCCGTGGTTCAGGACATCACCTCGCGCAAGTTGATGGAGGCCAACCTTCGTGCCAACGAACGGCGCCTGCGCAGCGTGTTGCAGCGCCTGCCCATCGGGCTGTGCCTGATCCAGCCTGACGGCCACATCAGCTTTCGCAACCAGAGCTATGTGCAGATCTGCGGCTACACCGAAGCCGAGGCGCCGACCGCAGGCCAGTGGTGGAAGCGCGCGTTTCCCGATGCGCTCGAGCGCCGTGCGGCACGGTCGCTGTGGCTGCACGCGGACCAGCAGGCCAAGGACGGGGAGGGTGTGGTCCCGGTCATGGAATACACCATCACCTGCGCCGACGGAACGCGCCGCCCTGTGGAAATCTCCGGAGTGCTGCTCGATGGCGGGCGCATCGTCACCTTGCAGGACCTCAGTCAGCGCAAGGCGGCCGAGGAAGAGATCAATTCGCTGGCGTACTACGATCCGCTGACCCGGCTGCCCAATCGCCGGCTGCTGATGGACCGGCTGCACCAGGCGCTGGCTGCAAGCGCCCGCCATCAGCGCAGCGGCGCCCTGCTGCTGCTCGACCTGGACAACTTCAAGACCCTCAACGAGACCCGCGGACACGAGCAGGGCGACAACCTTCTGCTGCAGGTGGCCGAGCGGCTGCGCGGCTGCGTGCATGAGGACGACACGGTCTCGCGCCAGGGTGGCGACGAGTTTGTGGTGGTGCTGGAAGACCTGGGCGACGATCCCCAGCAGGCAGCAGACCGCACCGAAGAGGTGGGCCAGCGCATCCTCAAGACGCTGCGCCAGCCCTACCTGCTCGATGGCGAAACCCACCACAGTTCGCTCAGCATGGGCGCAGCCATCTTCAGCGGCACCCAGGAAACAGCCGACGAGCTGCTCAAGCGCGCCGATCTGGCGCTCTACCAGGCCAAGGATGCGGGGCGCGACACCCTGCGCTTTTATGACTCGAAAGTGCAGGCGACGGTGAGCGCCCGCGCGGCGATGGAGCTGGACATGCGCGCCGGCCTGGCCGAAGGGCAGTTCGAGCTTTACTACCAGCCGCAAATCGACCATGGTCGCATCACGGGTGCCGAGGCGCTTCTGCGCTGGCGGAATCCGCAGGGCGGGTTCATTTCTCCCACCGAGTTCATTCCGCTGGCCGAAGCCACGGGCCTCATCTTTCCGCTGGGGGAATGGGTTCTTCGGTCGGCCTGCCAGACCTTGTCGCGCTGGTCCCGGCAGCCGGCCTTTGCGCAGTTGAGCCTGGCCGTGAATGTGAGCCCGCGGCAGTTCCATCAAGCGGGCTTCGTGCCGCAGGTCCTGGCGGCGCTGGCGGGCTCGGGCAGCGACGGCCGACGCCTCAAGCTGGAGCTCACCGAGGGCCTGCTGCTGGCCGACGTGGAAGACACCATCGACAAGATGGGCCAGCTGCGGGCCTATGGCGTGGGTTTCTCGCTGGACGACTTTGGCACGGGCTACTCGTCGCTCAGCTACCTCAAGCGCCTGCCGCTGGACCAGCTCAAGATCGACCAGAGCTTTGTGCGCGATGTGCTGACCGACCCCAATGACGCGGCCATTGCCCGCACCGTGGTGGCCCTGGGCACCAGCCTGGGCCTGCGCGTGATTGCCGAAGGGGTGGAAACCGAGGCGCAACGCGGGTTCCTGGAGCGCAACGACTGCCACGCCTGGCAGGGCTACCTGTTCAGCGCACCGGTGCCTGTGGCCGAATTCGAAGCCATGGTGCTGCGCACCAATGCCGAGGCGTCTGCGCGACGCTGA
- the smc gene encoding chromosome segregation protein SMC, with translation MRLTSIKLSGFKSFAEPTNFMLPGQLVGVVGPNGCGKSNIMDAVRWVLGESKASELRGESMQDVIFSGTTTRKQASRASVELVFDNSDHRAGGQWGQYGEVAVRRVLTRDGTSSYYLNNQPVRRRDVQDVFLGTGLGPRAYAIIGQGTISRIIESRPEELRLFLEEAAGVSKYKERRRETENRLSDTRENLTRVEDILRELNANLEKLEKQAEVAARYNTLHSDATLKQHQLWFLKRADAEVDQAKVRLDGLQAVNDLESRMADLRAVESDLETIRQAHYAAGDKVNQAQGKLYEATAEVGKLEAEIRYVVEGRQRVEQRLVQLAEQIAQWQARKEEADIELENLAGAGVDAEERAEMLAAQVEEQAMQLPDLEDALRAAQSRTAEQRGSVVQVQQQIGVLAAEQRSIDEQSRQLDARFERLRTDRDALAAPDESRLNNLREQLEEAQEIAETTEARLHELQESVPQLDDDRRTRQQAVNTESARQAELSARMEALKALQEKVKTDGKLRPWLAKHGLDGLQGLWSRIHIEPGWENALEAALRERLAALEVGRLDMVRGFLGSGGNDAPPARLAFYSAPAAGQPEASSPHARLSDLLRLNDAGLRAVLTDWLQGCFTAPTLDEALARRSSLQPGETVYVPTGHSVSAHSVSFYAQDSEQSGMLARAQEIEHLEKELRAQALIAEESRSALVRAEAAYADASQRLVAARREATETQSRAHELQVETLRLTQLAEQTRARSAQIDGDLAEVEAQLADLQERRVAAEARFEELDMQLADSQEREAQLGDKVIEAERKLAACREQQRTLERQAQEATFSQRSLEARRGELSRSIETANQQAKALADEEQRARDELARLSDAAAQGGLQAALDMKMEREKALGAQRSEYDDLTTKLRASDERRMQLERALDPLRARITEFQLKEQAARLGLEQYTTLLADNQADLEAVAKSIADGNVRMTGLQGEIDRLHREIAALGAVNLAALDELKLASERKVFLDAQTADLTEAMNTLEDAIRKIDGETRQLLSGTFDTVNGHFGRMFPELFGGGQAKLIITGDEILDSGVQVMAQPPGKKNQTIHLLSGGEKALTAIALVFAIFQLNPAPFCLLDEVDAPLDDANTERYAKLVTSMSKGTQFLFISHNKIAMEMAEQLIGVTMQEQGVSRIVAVDMESALSMADV, from the coding sequence GTGCGTCTTACCTCCATCAAGCTTTCCGGCTTCAAGTCGTTTGCCGAACCCACCAATTTCATGCTGCCCGGGCAACTGGTCGGCGTGGTGGGGCCGAATGGCTGCGGCAAGTCGAACATCATGGATGCGGTGCGCTGGGTGCTGGGCGAGAGCAAGGCCAGCGAGCTGCGTGGCGAGTCCATGCAGGACGTCATCTTCAGCGGTACCACCACCCGCAAGCAGGCCAGCCGCGCCAGCGTGGAGCTGGTGTTTGACAACTCCGACCACCGCGCCGGCGGCCAGTGGGGCCAGTACGGCGAAGTCGCGGTGCGCCGCGTGCTCACGCGCGACGGTACCAGCAGCTACTACCTGAACAACCAGCCCGTGCGCCGCCGCGACGTGCAGGACGTGTTCCTGGGCACGGGCCTGGGGCCACGCGCCTACGCCATCATCGGCCAGGGCACCATCAGCCGCATCATCGAAAGCCGCCCTGAGGAACTGCGCCTGTTCCTCGAAGAAGCCGCCGGAGTCTCGAAATACAAGGAGCGCCGCCGCGAAACCGAAAACCGCCTGTCGGACACGCGCGAGAACCTCACGCGGGTCGAGGACATCCTGCGCGAACTCAACGCCAACCTCGAAAAGCTCGAAAAGCAGGCCGAAGTGGCGGCCCGCTACAACACCCTGCATTCCGACGCCACGCTCAAGCAGCACCAGCTGTGGTTTTTGAAGCGCGCCGACGCCGAGGTCGACCAGGCCAAGGTGCGCCTCGATGGGCTGCAGGCGGTGAACGACCTCGAATCACGCATGGCCGACCTGCGTGCGGTCGAGTCCGACCTCGAGACCATCCGCCAGGCGCACTACGCCGCGGGCGACAAGGTCAACCAGGCGCAGGGCAAGTTGTACGAGGCCACGGCCGAGGTGGGCAAGCTCGAAGCCGAGATCCGCTACGTGGTCGAAGGCCGCCAGCGCGTGGAGCAGCGCCTGGTGCAGCTGGCCGAGCAGATCGCGCAGTGGCAGGCCCGCAAGGAAGAGGCCGACATCGAGCTGGAAAACCTGGCCGGTGCGGGGGTCGACGCCGAAGAGCGCGCCGAAATGCTGGCCGCCCAGGTCGAAGAACAGGCCATGCAGCTGCCCGACCTGGAAGACGCCCTGCGCGCCGCGCAAAGCCGCACCGCCGAGCAGCGCGGCAGCGTGGTGCAGGTGCAGCAGCAGATTGGCGTGCTGGCCGCCGAGCAGCGCAGTATCGACGAGCAAAGCCGCCAGCTGGACGCCCGCTTTGAGCGCCTGCGCACCGACCGCGATGCACTGGCCGCACCCGATGAATCGCGCCTGAATAATCTTCGCGAACAGCTGGAAGAGGCGCAGGAGATTGCCGAAACCACCGAAGCCCGCCTGCACGAGCTGCAGGAGTCCGTGCCCCAGCTGGATGACGACCGCCGCACGCGCCAGCAGGCCGTCAACACCGAAAGCGCCCGCCAGGCCGAGCTGTCGGCCCGCATGGAGGCGCTGAAAGCGCTGCAGGAAAAGGTCAAGACCGACGGCAAGCTGCGCCCCTGGCTGGCCAAGCACGGCCTGGACGGGCTGCAGGGCCTGTGGAGCCGCATCCACATCGAGCCCGGCTGGGAAAACGCGCTGGAAGCCGCCCTGCGCGAGCGCTTGGCCGCGCTGGAAGTAGGGCGCCTCGATATGGTGCGCGGCTTCCTGGGCTCGGGCGGCAACGACGCGCCACCCGCGCGCCTGGCCTTCTATAGCGCGCCAGCAGCGGGCCAGCCGGAGGCCTCGTCACCCCACGCCCGGCTGTCCGATCTGCTGCGCCTGAACGACGCCGGCCTGCGCGCCGTGCTGACCGACTGGCTGCAGGGCTGCTTCACTGCGCCCACGCTGGATGAAGCCCTGGCCCGCCGCTCCAGCCTGCAGCCGGGCGAAACGGTCTACGTGCCCACCGGCCATTCGGTCAGCGCGCACAGCGTGAGCTTTTATGCACAGGACTCGGAGCAGTCGGGCATGCTGGCCCGCGCGCAGGAAATCGAGCACCTCGAAAAGGAGCTGCGCGCCCAGGCCCTGATTGCCGAGGAATCGCGCAGCGCCCTTGTGCGCGCCGAGGCGGCCTATGCCGACGCATCCCAGCGCCTGGTGGCGGCCCGCCGCGAAGCCACCGAAACACAAAGCCGCGCCCACGAGCTGCAGGTCGAGACCCTGCGCCTGACGCAGCTGGCCGAGCAGACCCGTGCGCGCAGTGCCCAGATCGACGGCGACCTGGCCGAGGTAGAGGCCCAGCTGGCCGACCTGCAGGAGCGCCGCGTCGCTGCCGAGGCCCGGTTTGAAGAGCTGGACATGCAGCTGGCCGACAGCCAGGAGCGCGAGGCCCAGCTGGGCGACAAGGTGATCGAGGCCGAACGCAAGCTGGCCGCCTGCCGCGAGCAGCAGCGCACGCTGGAACGCCAGGCGCAGGAGGCCACGTTCTCGCAGCGCAGCCTGGAGGCGCGCCGCGGCGAGCTGAGCCGCTCCATCGAAACCGCCAACCAGCAGGCCAAGGCCCTGGCCGACGAAGAGCAGCGTGCCCGCGATGAACTCGCCCGCCTGTCCGACGCCGCCGCGCAGGGTGGGCTGCAGGCCGCACTGGACATGAAGATGGAGCGCGAAAAAGCGCTCGGGGCCCAGCGCAGCGAATACGACGACCTGACCACCAAGCTGCGCGCCAGCGACGAGCGCCGCATGCAGCTCGAGCGCGCGCTCGACCCGCTGCGCGCCCGCATCACCGAATTCCAGCTCAAGGAGCAGGCCGCGCGCCTGGGCCTGGAGCAATACACCACGCTGCTGGCCGACAACCAGGCCGATCTGGAGGCGGTGGCGAAGTCCATTGCCGATGGCAACGTGCGCATGACTGGCCTGCAGGGCGAGATCGACCGCCTGCACCGCGAGATTGCGGCGCTGGGCGCCGTCAACCTGGCCGCGCTCGATGAATTGAAGCTCGCCAGCGAGCGCAAGGTCTTCCTCGACGCACAGACGGCCGACCTGACCGAGGCCATGAACACGCTGGAAGACGCGATCCGCAAGATCGATGGCGAAACGCGCCAGTTGCTGTCCGGCACGTTCGACACCGTCAACGGCCACTTTGGCCGCATGTTCCCGGAGCTGTTTGGCGGCGGGCAGGCCAAGCTCATCATCACCGGCGACGAAATCCTGGATTCCGGCGTGCAGGTGATGGCGCAGCCGCCGGGCAAGAAGAACCAGACCATCCACCTGCTGTCCGGCGGCGAAAAGGCGCTCACGGCCATCGCGCTGGTGTTTGCCATCTTCCAGCTCAACCCCGCGCCGTTCTGCCTGCTCGACGAGGTGGACGCGCCGCTGGATGACGCCAACACCGAACGTTATGCCAAGCTGGTGACCAGCATGAGCAAGGGCACGCAGTTCCTGTTCATCAGCCACAACAAGATCGCCATGGAAATGGCCGAGCAGCTGATCGGCGTGACCATGCAGGAGCAGGGCGTCTCGCGCATCGTGGCGGTGGACATGGAGTCTGCCTTGTCGATGGCCGACGTATGA
- a CDS encoding cell division protein ZipA C-terminal FtsZ-binding domain-containing protein, whose translation MSTLQLSLAIIGGLVLALIVAYNTWTTRRNAPKRALPPDPELDRTGEPALRQEPGFDTGLTTGTPLTPEEFQELDRGREPTAAHVVDPTEALQMPVPAFSLERRPGLDPLIDVIAPLQAEHLVSGDAALAALPPTRRAGSKPFAIEGLNEATQQWETPAPGQRYQSFQAGVQLANRMGALNEIEYSEFVMKAQAFADAINAAPDFPDMLQEVARARELDQFAGDHDAQLAFMLRARQAAWSPGYVQQNAARLGFVAGAMPGRLVLPASAQGLPPILTLAYDTQAALADDLDQSAIRDVTLSLDVPQVNRAEQPFARLREIAVALCQGMDGVLCDQNGHPLPAMAMDPIATDLELLYDQLDGRELSAGSVLARRLFS comes from the coding sequence ATGAGCACCTTGCAACTGAGCCTGGCCATCATCGGCGGCCTTGTGCTGGCCCTGATCGTGGCCTACAACACCTGGACCACGCGGCGCAACGCGCCCAAGCGGGCGCTGCCGCCTGACCCGGAGCTGGACCGCACGGGCGAGCCTGCGTTGCGCCAGGAGCCGGGTTTCGATACGGGCCTGACCACCGGCACGCCGCTCACGCCCGAGGAGTTCCAGGAGCTGGACCGCGGGCGCGAGCCCACGGCCGCCCATGTGGTGGACCCTACCGAGGCACTGCAGATGCCCGTGCCCGCGTTTTCGCTGGAGCGCCGCCCGGGGCTGGACCCGCTGATTGACGTGATCGCGCCGCTGCAGGCAGAGCATCTGGTGTCGGGCGACGCGGCCCTGGCCGCGCTACCCCCCACGCGCCGCGCGGGCAGCAAGCCCTTTGCCATCGAAGGCCTGAACGAGGCCACGCAGCAGTGGGAAACCCCCGCGCCCGGCCAGCGTTACCAGAGTTTCCAGGCGGGAGTGCAGCTGGCCAACCGCATGGGCGCGCTCAACGAAATCGAATACTCCGAATTCGTGATGAAGGCGCAGGCCTTTGCCGACGCCATCAACGCCGCCCCCGATTTCCCCGACATGCTGCAGGAAGTGGCTCGCGCGCGCGAGCTGGACCAGTTTGCCGGCGACCACGATGCCCAGCTGGCCTTCATGCTGCGCGCCCGCCAGGCCGCGTGGAGCCCCGGCTACGTGCAGCAAAACGCCGCCCGCCTGGGCTTCGTGGCGGGCGCCATGCCCGGCCGCTTGGTGCTGCCCGCCAGCGCCCAGGGCCTGCCGCCCATCCTCACGCTGGCCTACGACACGCAGGCCGCGCTGGCCGACGATCTGGATCAGTCCGCCATCCGCGACGTGACCCTGAGCCTGGATGTACCGCAGGTGAACCGTGCCGAACAGCCCTTTGCCCGCCTGCGCGAGATCGCGGTGGCGTTGTGCCAGGGCATGGACGGCGTGCTGTGCGACCAGAACGGCCACCCGCTGCCCGCCATGGCCATGGACCCGATCGCCACCGACCTGGAGCTGCTGTACGACCAGCTCGACGGGCGGGAGCTGTCGGCGGGGTCGGTGCTGGCGCGGCGGCTTTTTAGTTGA
- the ligA gene encoding NAD-dependent DNA ligase LigA: MTDSLDLFSAAAQTSQAQAAIKIKALRDQLHRWAHEYYVQDAPSVPDAEYDRVFRELQALEAEHPDLITPDSPTQRVIGAVMEGLAPVRHAVPMLSIHTETDTEATGAQAFDARVRRELGLGEADPAIEYVAEPKFDGLAMSLRYEYGRLVQAATRGDGEVGEDVTHNIRTIRQIPLTLPHGVPALLEVRGEVYMRRTDFDALNERQREAGGKTFVNPRNAAAGAVRQLDSGIAAQRPLSFFAYGLGAITPVAEGGPDFRTHYELLQQLKSWGFPVAAQVSIALGATELVAYHQQVGASRDALPYDIDGVVYKVNALQLQRDLGFKTREPRWAVAHKYPAQEMATRVEGIDVQVGRTGKITPVARLAPVFVGGVTVTNATLHNLFEIRKKGVRVGDLVIVRRAGDVIPEVVGVLPGQRAGYVKNFRMPTHCPVCGSDVVREKSEANHRCTGGLFCAAQRKEAILHFAARRAMDIEGLGDKLVDQLVDANVIRTLPDLYRLGLTSLIALERMADKSAQNVLAALEKSKQTTLPRFLFGLGIRHVGEATAKDLARHFGTLDAIMDASVEQLLAVNDVGPVVAQALHTFFEQPHNREVVEQLRACGVNWPEGAPAEKALQVLAGKTVVLTGTLPTLSRDAAREMLEAAGAKVAGSVSKKTSYVVAGEEAGSKLAKAEELGVPVLDEAGMLALLAGPAA; this comes from the coding sequence ATGACCGACAGTTTGGATCTTTTTTCGGCTGCAGCGCAAACCAGTCAAGCGCAAGCTGCTATCAAAATAAAAGCGCTTCGAGATCAGCTGCACCGCTGGGCGCACGAGTACTACGTGCAGGACGCACCCTCGGTCCCTGATGCTGAATACGACCGCGTGTTCCGTGAGCTGCAGGCGCTGGAGGCCGAGCACCCCGACCTGATCACACCCGATTCGCCCACGCAGCGCGTGATTGGCGCGGTGATGGAAGGCCTGGCCCCGGTGCGCCACGCGGTGCCCATGCTCAGCATCCACACCGAGACCGACACCGAGGCCACGGGCGCGCAGGCGTTTGATGCGCGGGTGCGGCGCGAGCTGGGCCTGGGCGAAGCAGACCCCGCCATCGAATACGTGGCCGAGCCCAAGTTCGACGGTCTGGCCATGAGCCTGCGCTACGAATACGGCCGCCTGGTGCAGGCCGCCACGCGCGGGGATGGCGAGGTGGGCGAGGACGTGACGCACAACATCCGCACCATCCGCCAGATTCCTCTGACCTTGCCCCACGGCGTCCCGGCCTTGTTGGAAGTGCGCGGCGAGGTCTACATGCGCCGTACCGACTTTGACGCCCTCAACGAGCGCCAGCGCGAAGCGGGCGGCAAGACCTTTGTGAACCCGCGCAACGCCGCCGCAGGTGCGGTGCGCCAACTGGATTCGGGCATTGCAGCGCAGCGGCCGCTGAGCTTTTTTGCCTACGGGCTGGGTGCCATCACACCCGTGGCCGAGGGCGGGCCAGACTTCCGCACGCACTACGAACTGCTCCAGCAACTCAAGTCATGGGGTTTTCCGGTGGCAGCGCAGGTATCCATTGCCTTGGGTGCTACTGAATTGGTAGCGTACCACCAGCAGGTGGGCGCCAGCCGCGACGCGCTGCCCTATGACATCGACGGTGTGGTCTACAAGGTCAACGCGCTCCAGTTGCAGCGCGACCTGGGTTTCAAGACCCGGGAGCCGCGCTGGGCCGTGGCGCACAAGTACCCGGCGCAAGAGATGGCTACCCGGGTCGAGGGCATCGACGTGCAGGTGGGCCGCACCGGCAAGATCACGCCCGTGGCGCGGCTGGCGCCCGTGTTTGTGGGCGGTGTCACCGTCACGAATGCCACGCTGCATAACCTGTTCGAGATCCGCAAGAAGGGCGTGCGCGTGGGCGACCTGGTGATCGTGCGCCGCGCGGGCGACGTGATTCCGGAAGTCGTGGGCGTCTTGCCGGGGCAGCGGGCGGGGTACGTGAAGAACTTCCGCATGCCCACCCATTGCCCGGTGTGCGGCAGCGATGTGGTGCGCGAAAAAAGCGAGGCCAACCACCGCTGCACGGGCGGCCTGTTCTGCGCCGCGCAGCGCAAGGAGGCCATCCTGCACTTTGCGGCCCGCCGTGCCATGGACATCGAAGGCCTGGGCGACAAGCTGGTGGACCAGCTGGTGGACGCCAACGTGATCCGCACGCTGCCCGACCTGTACCGCCTGGGCCTCACGTCGCTGATTGCGCTGGAGCGCATGGCCGACAAGTCGGCCCAGAACGTGCTGGCCGCGCTGGAGAAATCCAAGCAGACCACCCTGCCGCGCTTTCTGTTCGGCCTGGGCATCCGCCATGTGGGTGAGGCCACGGCCAAGGACCTGGCGCGGCACTTCGGCACGCTGGACGCGATCATGGACGCGAGCGTGGAGCAACTGCTGGCGGTGAACGACGTGGGCCCCGTTGTGGCGCAGGCGCTGCATACGTTTTTTGAGCAGCCGCACAACCGCGAGGTGGTCGAGCAGCTGCGCGCCTGTGGAGTCAACTGGCCCGAAGGCGCGCCCGCCGAAAAGGCCCTGCAGGTGCTGGCCGGCAAGACGGTGGTGCTGACCGGCACCTTGCCCACCCTGAGCCGCGACGCCGCCCGCGAGATGCTGGAGGCTGCTGGCGCCAAGGTGGCGGGCTCGGTCAGCAAGAAAACGAGCTATGTGGTGGCGGGCGAAGAGGCCGGCAGCAAGCTGGCCAAAGCCGAAGAGCTGGGCGTGCCCGTGCTGGACGAGGCGGGCATGCTGGCGCTGCTGGCCGGGCCCGCTGCCTGA